One window of the Halobacillus litoralis genome contains the following:
- a CDS encoding SE1561 family protein produces the protein MGKAAQHPSEQFHYIKNRIQMLNQVVSTMEAEDVDMEDFNRVLDMIEQLQMKMTRFKKDWEQGS, from the coding sequence ATGGGGAAAGCAGCTCAACATCCTTCTGAACAGTTTCATTATATTAAGAATCGTATCCAAATGTTAAACCAAGTCGTCTCCACAATGGAGGCCGAAGATGTGGATATGGAAGATTTCAATCGTGTACTCGACATGATTGAACAATTACAAATGAAGATGACACGCTTCAAAAAAGACTGGGAGCAAGGTTCATGA
- a CDS encoding GNAT family N-acetyltransferase, whose amino-acid sequence MNALHLSLMTQDEAETIAAWKYPPPYNFYDMTADEEDYEEFIHPEKRSRHTYSVYDRHQLIGFFTINPLGERTVDIGLGMHPQLTGRGKGKAFLEQGLGFVNHQYQADSFTLSVAAFNQRAISVYEKAGFCRKETFIQATNGGKFEFVKMEKNIHDKR is encoded by the coding sequence ATGAACGCTCTGCATTTGAGTTTGATGACACAGGATGAAGCCGAAACAATAGCTGCATGGAAGTATCCGCCTCCCTATAACTTTTACGATATGACGGCTGATGAAGAAGACTATGAAGAGTTCATTCATCCAGAAAAAAGAAGCCGGCATACGTACAGTGTTTATGATCGTCACCAACTCATCGGCTTTTTTACTATAAACCCGTTGGGGGAACGAACGGTCGATATCGGGTTGGGTATGCACCCCCAGCTTACGGGAAGAGGAAAGGGGAAGGCATTTTTAGAACAGGGACTTGGTTTTGTTAATCATCAATATCAAGCTGATTCCTTCACTCTTTCTGTCGCTGCCTTCAATCAACGGGCTATTTCAGTCTATGAAAAGGCTGGGTTCTGTAGGAAAGAAACCTTCATTCAAGCGACTAATGGAGGGAAGTTCGAATTCGTTAAAATGGAGAAAAATATTCACGATAAACGTTAG